One Nicotiana tomentosiformis chromosome 4, ASM39032v3, whole genome shotgun sequence genomic window carries:
- the LOC138910071 gene encoding uncharacterized protein, producing the protein MEVYIDDMLVKSLNIGDHLKHLQETFDILRKHNMKINREKCAFGVSSGKFLGFMVSQRGIEVNPNKIKAIKDIPDQLSSVKRVQRLTGRLTALSRSVFRSLEKCHHFFSLLKKKNNIEWTPGMLAGFEIFEKVFVKPFVTIKTKGRRKPVNLPSSLGGSGPYQKISEREVVDFLWENIICRFEIPKEIAYDNIPQFIGAKVTKFLENLKVKRITSSPYHPSAKGQAESTNNVIIQNLKKRLEAVKGKWLEELPGVLWAYRTMAKASTRDTHFSLVYGTEALIPVEVGEPTLTYFRPNKETNNEAMLVNLELLDVRRDLAHIRMAAQK; encoded by the exons atggaagtttacatagacgatatgcttgttaagtctttgaacaTAGGTGATCACCTTAAGcacttgcaagaaacttttgacatcttaaggaagcataacatgaagatTAACCGcgagaagtgtgcgttcggggtcagctctggGAAGTTCCTGGGATTCATGGtgtcacaaaggggaattgaggttaaccccaataaaatcaaagccatcaaagacatcCCGGACCAGCTATCAAGCGTAAAAAGGGTTCAAAGGCTCACGGGGAGATTGACCGCTTTAAGTAGGTCCGTTTTCCGGTCTTTAGagaaatgccatcatttcttctcactactcaaaaagaagaacaacatTGAATGGACCCCTGGAATGTTAGCAGGCTTTGAGAtatttgaaaaggtatttgtcaagCCGTTTGTTACTATCAAAACTAAAGGAAGGCGAAAACCTGTTAATCTACCTAgcagtctcggaggtagcg GTCCTTATCAAAAGATCAGTGAAcgtgaagtggtggatttcttgtgggagaacataatttgtagatttgagataccaaaagagatagcctacGATAACATAccacaatttataggcgcaaaggtcacaaagttccttgaaaACTTGAAAGTCAAAaggatcacatcttcaccctatCACCCTAGCGCGAAAGGTCAAGCAGAATCAACGAACAacgtgattatacaaaatctcaaaaagagattagaAGCAGTTAAAGGTAAATGGCTTGAGGAACTGCCAGGTGTATTATGGGCGTACCGAACAATGGCCAAAGCAAGCACGAGAGACACTCACTTCTCCCTTGTATACGGAACAGAAGCGCTGATCCCAGTGGAAGTAGGGGAGCCTACCCTAACATATTTTCGGCCGAATAAAGAAacaaacaatgaagcaatgttgGTCAATTTGGAGTTGCTCGATGtacgcagggacttggcacatataAGGATGGCAGCCCAAAagtag
- the LOC104109420 gene encoding suppressor protein SRP40 yields MGSCISKCNPQKDFQEEDNHLDNHECVRDKLVISQAPISPKISLPSSSSTIQKRVSSSPSSSSSSVSLSSFSSIVTNTTLSSSLSSSSSSSSSSCFKDRSFSNDFLLSCAQEHDHILDIKKINKGTTCVTQSMSSTMLRSSSSSSSLSKPPSPRRECNSTTPKKRPRANSPTIVRQKSFRKEPDQQLKGGNIGNNTLNATSTYHHFPNRTTLKSPSPSRRFPSNLNGDSSFRRSVVSKGNNGNILSRSSSLRRENHINNNQPAITPKREGKMRNALQVSPKIDEMEIGEVKSSHDLDSFLMEDINNPLIALDCFIFL; encoded by the coding sequence ATGGGTTCTTGCATTAGTAAATGCAACCCCCAAAAAGATTTTCAAGAAGAAGATAATCACCTTGATAACCATGAATGTGTTAGAGATAAGCTTGTGATTTCACAAGCTCCCATATCTCCAAAAatttctcttccttcttcttcttcaactatTCAAAAACGTgtctcttcttctccttcttcatcatcttcttcagTATCTCTTTCTTCGTTTTCCTCTATTGTGACTAACACAACATTATCTTCATCTTTGTCGTCGTCATCTTCCTCCTCTTCATCCTCTTGTTTCAAGGATCGTTCTTTCTCGAATGACTTCTTATTATCTTGTGCCCAAGAACACGACCATATACTTGAcatcaagaaaataaataaaggaaCTACTTGTGTTACTCAAAGTATGTCATCAACCATGTTgcgatcatcatcatcatcatcctcttTATCGAAACCACCTAGTCCTCGAAGGGAGTGCAATTCGACAACCCCTAAGAAAAGGCCACGTGCCAATTCGCCAACAATAGTTCGACAAAAGAGTTTTAGAAAAGAACCTGATCAACAACTCAAGGGAGGAAATATTGGTAACAATACTCTAAATGCTACTTCTACATATCATCATTTTCCTAATAGAACAACCCTTAAGTCACCATCTCCAAGTCGAAGATTTCCCTCAAATTTGAACGGTGACAGCTCGTTTAGAAGATCGGTTGTTTCCAAAGGGAATAATGGGAATATTTTATCAAGATCCTCGTCTTTGAGAAGAGAGAACCATATCAATAATAATCAGCCAGCAATTACTCCAAAACGTGAAGGAAAAATGAGAAATGCACTTCAGGTTTCTCCAAAGATCGATGAAATGGAAATTGGAGAAGTGAAATCAAGTCACGATTTGGACTCCTTTCTCATGGAGGACATTAACAATCCTCTTATTGCCTTGGATTGTTTTATTTTTCTCTAG
- the LOC108947397 gene encoding uncharacterized mitochondrial protein AtMg00810-like has translation MVTVRSVIAVAPAKHWHIFQMDVHNAFLQGDLLEEVYMDITQGSCPQLIMQTRCDLQLKFKMKDLGELKFFLGIEFARSREGIIMNHRKYSLELIAKLGLGGAKPASAPLEHNQKLTSADYGNFINTQSTDKDNAHTDHLLPDASQYQRLVGRLVCLTMTRADIAFAVQVLIQFMHKPKQSHMEVALRVVRYIKSAPGLGLMMPSENSGKLRAYYDSDWGGCVQTRKSVIGYLVKFGNALVSWKSKKQDTVARSSAKAEFRSMASVVVELTWLTRLYKELEV, from the exons ATGGTCACAGTCAGGTCAGTTATAGCAGTTGCACCAGCTAAGCATTGGCACATCTTTCAAATGGATGTGCACAATGCCTTTCTTCAAGGGGATTTGCTTGAAGAAGTGTACATGGACATCACACAAG GGAGCTGTCCTCAGCTTATTATGCAGACTAGATGTGATCTGCAACTCAAGTtcaagatgaaagatcttggtgaGCTTAAGTTTTTCTTAGGCATTGAGTTTGCCAGATCAAGGGAGGGTATTATCATGAATCACAGAAAATATTCTCTAGAACTAATTGCTAAGCTGGGACTTGGAGGAGCTAAACCTGCTAGTGCTCCATTAGAGCACAATCAAAAGCTCACCTCTGCAGACTATGGCAACTTCATCAACACTCAAAGCACAGACAAAGACAATGCACATACAGATCATCTGCTACCTGATGCTAGCCAATATCAAAGGCTAGTAGGGAGACTTGTGTGTTTGACAATGACCAGAGCAGACATTGCCTTTGCTGTTCAGGTCCTTATCCAGTTTATGCATAAGCCCAAGCAATCTCATATGGAAGTTGCACTAAGGGTAGTAAGGTACATCAAGAGTGCACCTGGCCTAGGATTGATGATGCCCTCTGAAAACTCTGGAAAACTAAGAGCCTACTATGACTCAGACTGGGGAGGCTGTGTGCAGACTAGAAAGTCTGTTATAGGCTATCTAGTGAAGTTTGGAAATGCCTTAGTCTCTTGGAAGTCAAAGAAGCAAGACACTGTGGCAAGGAGTTCTGCAAAAGCAGAGTTCAGAAGCATGGCTTCAGTAGTGGTTGAATTAACCTGGTTAACACGTCTATACAAAGAATTAGAAGTGTAG